From one Helicoverpa zea isolate HzStark_Cry1AcR chromosome 10, ilHelZeax1.1, whole genome shotgun sequence genomic stretch:
- the LOC124633985 gene encoding actin cytoskeleton-regulatory complex protein pan1-like encodes MFREFAILLCAGIFLCGSASDSKDQNAATHYPDADAYAAPGDHLALPSDASYQQVASPTSAYLPTQRQNYAYDVKPAVVQAYRIPIQSQKAASTSAPVASQSSSQQYKNAGYIPVAQPVNQYYTVSVPAKTVSIGSSGTYNAQGSNIYASQGQNVNPVVYVNNVAAPRPFTPAPIVASKTVVESNRAVNVQPPSRYVNQNAVPAYSINSAPEQQYYLVPLSANTAPVQPQGVQAQSPAVATYQVNHVQAVNQAPQQNIPVPKFTYNYANPLVKSIPIPSVPVASKSVAVESYNSVTAHPPTAPRYESAPALIRYAPVQVPVTKPIPVPVIYPSVETHHSSVQQIPVPTATTYSQQQVNSDPAQVTSSGAGVKYHSVAVVPNVAQPKGYAKSVVFSPASEVSRVTFNGLGVTYGW; translated from the exons ATGTTTAGAGAG TTTGCTATACTTCTGTGTGCTGGGATATTTTTATGCGGAAGTGCATCAGATTCCAAGGACCAGAATGCTGCTACGCATTATCCGGATGCAGATGCATACGCGGCGCCCGGTGATCACCTGGCTTTGCCCTCTGACGCTTCATATCAGCAAGTAGCATCACCTACATCTGCATACTTGCCAACCCAACGCCAGAACTACGCTTATGATGTCAAACCTGCAGTCGTACAAGCCTACAGAATACCTATTCAAAGTCAGAAAGCTGCCTCTACTTCGGCTCCAGTGGCTTCTCAATCCTCGTCTCAACAATACAAGAATGCAGGATACATACCGGTTGCTCAACCAGTAAACCAGTACTATACAGTATCCGTTCCTGCAAAAACCGTATCTATTGGGTCATCTGGCACTTACAATGCCCAAGGTTCCAACATTTACGCCAGCCAAGGACAAAATGTCAATCCTGTGGTATATGTCAATAATGTTGCGGCACCAAGGCCGTTCACTCCTGCTCCCATCGTTGCCTCAAAGACAGTTGTGGAATCCAACAGAGCAGTAAATGTTCAACCCCCTTCTCGTTATGTTAATCAGAATGCTGTACCTGCATACTCCATTAATTCTGCTCCCGAACAACAATACTACTTGGTGCCGCTTTCAGCGAATACTGCACCAGTGCAACCTCAAGGAGTTCAAGCACAATCCCCTGCTGTGGCCACATACCAAGTGAATCACGTTCAAGCTGTTAATCAAGCTCCACAACAAAACATTCCAGTCCCAAAATTTACGTACAATTATGCTAATCCTTTGGTAAAATCTATTCCTATACCCTCCGTACCCGTTGCATCTAAGAGCGTTGCAGTAGAGTCATACAACTCAGTCACTGCTCATCCTCCAACTGCTCCCAGATATGAATCAGCTCCCGCACTCATAAGGTATGCACCCGTCCAAGTACCTGTGACAAAACCCATACCTGTTCCAGTTATTTATCCCTCTGTGGAAACTCATCACTCTTCTGTGCAACAAATTCCTGTTCCTACAGCTACTACTTATAGCCAACAACAAGTAAACAGTGACCCTGCTCAGGTTACTTCTAGTGGTGCTGGGGTGAAATATCACTCAGTAGCTGTTGTTCCAAATGTTGCCCAACCGAAGGGCTATGCCAAATCTGTAGTCTTCTCTCCCGCTTCAGAAGTTTCTAGAGTCACTTTCAACGGTTTGGGAGTCACTTACGGATGGTGA
- the LOC124634145 gene encoding ice-structuring glycoprotein-like: MYAKLIIALCAVGVARASGLYEAAPLAYSAHAIAAPAVVTKTISPAVSSISSYSTQTAHGGQYAAYAASPIIAKAYAAPAVAAYAAPVATYAAAPAVVTKTISPAVSSISSYSTSTSHGSPVATYAAAPIVAKAVAPVAYAAPAAYAAYAAPAVAAYSAPAVVTKTISPAVSSVSSYSTHTAHGSAYAPAAYAAYSAPLVAKTYAAAPVAAYAHAAPVLKTVAYGNHGWYAVYSYKNRSTSCQNYSVANNCRINMYAKLIIALCAVGVARASGLYEAAPLAYSAHAIAAPAVVTKTISPAVSSISSYSTQTAHGGQYAAYAAAPIVAKAYAAPAVAAYAAPVATYAAAPAVVTKTISPAVSSISSYSTSTSHGSPVATYAAAPIVAKAVAPVAYAAPAAYAAYAAPAVAAYSAPAVVTKTISPAVSSVSSYSTHTAHGSAYAPAAYAAYSAPLVAKTYAAAPVAAYAHAAPVLKTVAYGNHGW, encoded by the exons ATGTACGCCAAG TTGATCATCGCTCTTTGCGCCGTGGGTGTGGCCCGTGCCAGCGGCCTGTATGAAGCCGCTCCCCTGGCTTACAGCGCGCACGCCATCGCCGCTCCCGCCGTGGTGACCAAGACCATCAGCCCCGCCGTCTCCTCCATCTCGTCCTACTCGACCCAGACCGCGCACGGTGGCCAATACGCTGCCTACGCCGCCTCCCCGATCATAGCCAAGGCCTACGCCGCTCCCGCCGTCGCCGCGTACGCCGCGCCCGTAGCCACCTACGCCGCTGCCCCCGCCGTCGTCACCAAGACCATCTCCCCCGCTGTGAGCTCCATCTCCTCCTACTCCACCAGCACCTCTCACGGCTCCCCCGTCGCCACCTACGCCGCCGCCCCCATCGTGGCTAAGGCCGTCGCTCCCGTCGCCTACGCCGCTCCCGCTGCTTACGCCGCGTACGCCGCTCCCGCCGTGGCTGCGTACTCCGCCCCCGCTGTGGTGACCAAGACCATCTCCCCCGCCGTCTCCTCCGTGTCGTCGTACTCCACCCACACCGCGCACGGCTCCGCGTACGCCCCCGCCGCGTACGCCGCGTACTCCGCCCCCCTGGTGGCTAAGACCTACGCCGCTGCTCCCGTGGCTGCCTACGCCCACGCCGCTCCCGTCCTCAAGACCGTCGCGTACGGTAACCACGGTTGGT ACGCGGTCTATTCGTATAAAAACCGGAGCACCTCCTGTCAAAATTATTCAGTTGCCAACAATTGCAGAATAAACATGTACGCCAAG TTGATCATCGCTCTTTGCGCCGTGGGTGTGGCCCGTGCCAGCGGCCTGTATGAAGCCGCTCCCCTGGCTTACAGCGCGCACGCCATCGCCGCTCCCGCCGTGGTGACCAAGACCATCAGCCCCGCCGTCTCCTCCATCTCGTCCTACTCCACCCAAACCGCGCACGGTGGCCAATACGCTGCCTACGCCGCCGCCCCCATCGTAGCCAAGGCCTACGCCGCTCCCGCCGTCGCCGCGTACGCCGCGCCCGTAGCCACCTACGCCGCTGCCCCCGCCGTCGTCACCAAGACCATCTCCCCCGCTGTGAGCTCCATCTCTTCCTACTCCACCAGCACCTCTCACGGCTCCCCCGTCGCCACCTACGCCGCCGCCCCCATCGTGGCTAAGGCCGTCGCTCCCGTCGCCTACGCTGCTCCCGCTGCGTACGCCGCGTACGCCGCTCCCGCCGTGGCTGCGTACTCCGCCCCCGCTGTGGTGACCAAGACCATCTCCCCCGCCGTCTCCTCCGTGTCGTCGTACTCCACCCACACCGCTCACGGCTCCGCGTACGCCCCCGCCGCGTACGCCGCGTACTCCGCTCCCCTGGTGGCTAAGACCTACGCCGCTGCTCCCGTGGCTGCCTACGCCCACGCCGCTCCCGTCCTCAAGACTGTCGCGTACGGTAACCACGGTTGGTAA
- the LOC124633651 gene encoding uncharacterized protein LOC124633651 isoform X1, which yields MEPCGDDENNFSDVIDNLMNMFGNVMSKDVISAVVESCEGDLNLSVDAIMNMTNDGNIICEEEQPSSTEMLPAHTVSLLNPIVTQPQSQPANPIQPSVSYAASASQPAQATGAIPKIVQKPVQHNDSLWTNQIKEILVHHNQGNRILILMRGVPGSGKSHLARQIINMMFGPSPNHYKTYILSTDDYFMVRGQYQYDKYRLSEAHSWNHNRAKSALRSGLSPVIIDNTNVELWEMEPYLREGVSNGYIIEVVEPNTPWAKKAHQLVKRNMHNVPLVNIKRMLENYRDGLTGDILRKSYGLSYPAGMNPPVKRLIPPIPKEESPPPKPNARVQDRPTRATTTNIVANTDLFRSSPSTINVQTQQPRTDNSPEKHDDNTPCLKPLVDVKEPKSDAVEIEHEDDLSNEEQKKIKLYMEAQKKLEEIEKVEKEWENGDNWDTDDQGAASAAPLKRSTNAAVTSEPKLSTTITTSVTQAKPQRKLNSSPPVTPSFDSAESLMQNVTDCQDWSKISMFMPPWADASEQSSSNANQKVPVETMSSSTCMEIGDTNVNSSFKVISATPRNINLFHISFDREKIPQKRMLDKSSMTNEGFITNAYRCPHEEKHFIAFRKLFKNIARSDLRDIFDKCCGDVNWSVEIVLDGMNNNQFKTVEEEEQSDPEEESFEQCSCLANYSIIPDLSTPDELKSEPIEDKVPVSTNVSQSQKKKREVAMSDETIQIKRQIEQNVVIADNHYSKHCLKIRRFRRGEPDVDDAEAGPSGMSAGASDFTLKNDLSLDISDDEDVSSVSDNDEDVIVNVDLGSALIAELDERFGRKDMQYPDYIVPRVSIPLSLLNEINALWMESLTFQLDEHANRAAAMMQQDEEFARQIAMKEAELSLAGKEPEVPDFKEIMDMDMALAIYQKDVAEWRNNMPTDLAAKMTRDKLYNLFPDVDKDTLTELLMAHDNNFNATVESLLMSTGRNDVLEQENGVNKFVVNEEMKVKDKILQEQKKDEIDFLQELSEAEWPLLQKDQKVDMATIDAYREEADNHLARRNLNYQKAQDCIRRGMTQVANYYSELANFHKQKYEYANGLAVAALMQYHATNNPDSTTIDLHFLRVKEAKESLDVFIDTHISKLREEGNRRNQVLFFITGRGSHSQGRARIKPATIRRLKERGLGYSLKNPGLLAAKVSSDTKLTYQVSVP from the exons ATGGAGCCCTGCGGAGATGATGAAAATAACTTTTCTGATGTTATCGATAATCTAATGAACATGTTCGGCAATGTGATGAGTAAAGATGTAATTTCAGCTGTTGTTGAGAGCTGCGAGGGTGATT TGAACCTATCTGTGGATGCGATCATGAATATGACAAATGATGGCAATATAATTTGTGAAGAAGAACAGCCATCATCTACCGAAATGCTACCAGCGCACACAGTATCTCTATTGAATCCAATAGTAACGCAACCACAATCACAACCCGCAAATCCCATTCAACCTTCAGTTTCATATGCGGCTTCAGCTTCACAACCTGCCCAGGCCACTGGTGctataccaaaaatcgttcaAAAACCAGTCCAACATAATGATAGCCTCTGGACAAATCAAATCAAGGAAATTCTAGTTCATCACAATCAAGGCAACAGAATATTGATTCTGATGAGAGGTGTGCCTGGTAGTGGAAAGTCACATTTGGCCCGACAAATCATAAATATGATGTTTGGACCAAGTCCAAACCActataaaacatacattttgtCTACTGATGACTATTTTATGGTCAGAGGACAATACCAGTATGATAAATACAGACTCTCCGAGGCACACTCATGGAATCATAACAGAGCTAAAAGTGCATTGAGAAGTGGATTAAGCCCAGTCATCATTGACAATACCAATGTTGAATTATGGGAAATGGAGCCTTACTTAAGAGAAGGTGTGTCGAACGGGTACATAATTGAAGTTGTAGAGCCTAACACGCCATGGGCTAAGAAAGCCCATCAGCTTGTTAAAAGAAATATGCACAATGTGCCTTTGGTGAACATTAAACGCATGCTAGAAAACTACCGCGATGGTTTGACTGGAGATATTTTAAGAAAGTCGTATGGACTGTCTTATCCTGCCGGCATGAATCCTCCCGTAAAAAGGTTGATACCTCCAATTCCGAAAGAAGAGTCACCTCCGCCTAAACCAAATGCTCGTGTACAAGATAGACCTACACGAGCGACTACCACTAACATAGTGGCGAATACTGATTTATTTCGCTCCTCCCCGTCAACAATAAACGTTCAGACACAGCAACCGAGAACCGACAATAGTCCAGAAAAGCATGATGACAATACTCCATGTCTAAAGCCACTTGTGGATGTCAAGGAACCAAAAAGTGATGCTGTTGAAATTGAACATGAAGATGATTTATCAAATGaggaacagaaaaaaataaaattatacatggAAGCACAGAAAAAACTGGAAGAAATAGAAAAAGTGGAAAAAGAATGGGAGAATGGTGATAATTGGGATACTGACGATCAAGGTGCGGCTTCTGCAGCTCCACTGAAAAGGTCTACAAACGCAGCTGTTACTTCTGAACCAAAATTGAGCACTACTATTACCACTTCAGTGACCCAGGCTAAGCCACAAAGAAAGCTTAACTCGTCACCCCCTGTAACACCATCATTTGACTCAGCGGAATCTTTGATGCAGAACGTAACTGATTGTCAAGACTGGagtaaaatatcaatgtttaTGCCTCCATGGGCTGATGCATCCGAACAGTCTAGTTCAAATGCAAACCAAAAAGTTCCAGTTGAAACAATGTCTAGCAGCACATGTATGGAAATTGGAGACACAAATGTTAACAGCTCATTCAAAGTTATTTCTGCTACGCCTCGTAATATTAATCTATTTCATATTTCATTCGATCGTGAAAAGATCCCACAGAAAAGGATGCTCGATAAAAGCAGCATGACTAATGAAGGTTTCATCACAAATGCTTATAGGTGTCCTCATGaagaaaaacatttcatagcttTTAGAAAGCTATTCAAGAACATTGCACGTTCGGATCTACGGGATATTTTCGATAAATGTTGCGGTGATGTTAATTGGAGTGTAGAAATTGTGCTTGATGGAATGAACAATAATCAGTTTAAAACTGTTGAAGAAGAAGAGCAATCAGATCCAGAAGAAGAAAGTTTTGAGCAATGTTCGTGTTTGGCTAATTACAGTATTATACCTGATTTGTCCACACCAGACGAACTAAAAAGTGAACCAATAGAAGATAAAGTTCCTGTTTCAACGAACGTGTCTCAATCACAGAAAAAGAAACGTGAAGTCGCAATGTCGGACGAAACTATTCAAATAAAACGACAAATTGAACAGAATGTAGTGATTGCTGACAATCATTATTCGAAACATTGCCTCAAGATACGCAGATTCCGTCGTGGAGAGCCAGATGTTGACGACGCTGAAGCTGGACCTTCGGGCATGTCAGCTGGCGCCTCAGactttacattaaaaaatgaCCTTAGCTTAGACATAAGTGATGACGAGGATGTCTCTAGTGTTAGCGATAATGACGAAGACGTAATAGTTAATGTTGATTTGGGGAGCGCTTTAATAGCTGAGTTAGACGAGAGGTTTGGCAGGAAAGACATGCAATACCCAGACTATATTGTGCCTAGGGTTAGCATCCCGCTATCATTATTGAATGAAATCAATGCGTTATGGATGGAATCATTGACGTTTCAGCTCGACGAGCACGCCAATCGTGCCGCGGCTATGATGCAACAAGACGAAGAGTTCGCGAG ACAAATCGCAATGAAGGAGGCCGAATTGTCTCTCGCGGGCAAAGAGCCGGAGGTTCCAGACTTCAAAGAGATTATGGACATGGATATGGCACTTGCCATTTACCAGAAAGACGTAGCAGAATGGCGTAATAATATGCCAACAGACTTGGCCGCCAAGATGACAAGGGACAAGCTTTACAATTTGTTCCCTGATGTTGATAAAGATACCCTTACGGAGTTGCTGATGGCTCATGATAATAATTTCAATGCTACTGTTGAg TCCCTGCTTATGTCCACCGGTCGCAATGATGTACTGGAACAAGAAAATGGAGTCAACAAATTCGTTGTAAACGAAGAAATGAAAGTCAAGGACAAGATACTTCAAGAGCAAAAGAAG GACGAAATTGATTTCTTGCAGGAACTATCGGAGGCAGAATGGCCATTGCTGCAGAAGGACCAGAAAGTGGATATGGCGACCATAGACGCTTATCGCGAAGAGGCCGACAATCATCTGGCTCGACGGAATCT aaactaCCAGAAAGCTCAAGATTGCATTCGTCGCGGTATGACTCAAGTTGCCAACTACTATTCGGAGCTAGCTAACTTTCACAAGCAGAAATATGAATATGCCAATGGTTTGGCTGTTGCTGCCCTCATGCAA TACCATGCAACGAATAATCCTGACTCCACTACCATTGACCTACATTTCTTGCGCGTGAAAGAAGCCAAGGAGTCGTTGGATGTTTTCATCGACACTCATATATCGAAGCTTCGAGAAGAAGGCAATCGTCGCAATCAG GTGCTATTCTTCATCACCGGCCGAGGAAGCCACAGCCAGGGGCGAGCTCGTATCAAACCAGCTACAATACGCCGCTTAAAGGAACGCGGTCTTGG GTATTCGCTAAAGAATCCCGGCTTACTCGCTGCTAAAGTGAGCTCTGACACGAAGCTAACTTACCAGGTATCAGTTCCCTAG
- the LOC124633651 gene encoding uncharacterized protein LOC124633651 isoform X2, with amino-acid sequence MEPCGDDENNFSDVIDNLMNMFGNVMSKDVISAVVESCEGDLNLSVDAIMNMTNDGNIICEEEQPSSTEMLPAHTVSLLNPIVTQPQSQPANPIQPSVSYAASASQPAQATGAIPKIVQKPVQHNDSLWTNQIKEILVHHNQGNRILILMRGVPGSGKSHLARQIINMMFGPSPNHYKTYILSTDDYFMVRGQYQYDKYRLSEAHSWNHNRAKSALRSGLSPVIIDNTNVELWEMEPYLREGVSNGYIIEVVEPNTPWAKKAHQLVKRNMHNVPLVNIKRMLENYRDGLTGDILRKSYGLSYPAGMNPPVKRLIPPIPKEESPPPKPNARVQDRPTRATTTNIVANTDLFRSSPSTINVQTQQPRTDNSPEKHDDNTPCLKPLVDVKEPKSDAVEIEHEDDLSNEEQKKIKLYMEAQKKLEEIEKVEKEWENGDNWDTDDQGAASAAPLKRSTNAAVTSEPKLSTTITTSVTQAKPQRKLNSSPPVTPSFDSAESLMQNVTDCQDWSKISMFMPPWADASEQSSSNANQKVPVETMSSSTCMEIGDTNVNSSFKVISATPRNINLFHISFDREKIPQKRMLDKSSMTNEGFITNAYRCPHEEKHFIAFRKLFKNIARSDLRDIFDKCCGDVNWSVEIVLDGMNNNQFKTVEEEEQSDPEEESFEQCSCLANYSIIPDLSTPDELKSEPIEDKVPVSTNVSQSQKKKREVAMSDETIQIKRQIEQNVVIADNHYSKHCLKIRRFRRGEPDVDDAEAGPSGMSAGASDFTLKNDLSLDISDDEDVSSVSDNDEDVIVNVDLGSALIAELDERFGRKDMQYPDYIVPRVSIPLSLLNEINALWMESLTFQLDEHANRAAAMMQQDEEFARQIAMKEAELSLAGKEPEVPDFKEIMDMDMALAIYQKDVAEWRNNMPTDLAAKMTRDKLYNLFPDVDKDTLTELLMAHDNNFNATVESLLMSTGRNDVLEQENGVNKFVVNEEMKVKDKILQEQKKELSEAEWPLLQKDQKVDMATIDAYREEADNHLARRNLNYQKAQDCIRRGMTQVANYYSELANFHKQKYEYANGLAVAALMQYHATNNPDSTTIDLHFLRVKEAKESLDVFIDTHISKLREEGNRRNQVLFFITGRGSHSQGRARIKPATIRRLKERGLGYSLKNPGLLAAKVSSDTKLTYQVSVP; translated from the exons ATGGAGCCCTGCGGAGATGATGAAAATAACTTTTCTGATGTTATCGATAATCTAATGAACATGTTCGGCAATGTGATGAGTAAAGATGTAATTTCAGCTGTTGTTGAGAGCTGCGAGGGTGATT TGAACCTATCTGTGGATGCGATCATGAATATGACAAATGATGGCAATATAATTTGTGAAGAAGAACAGCCATCATCTACCGAAATGCTACCAGCGCACACAGTATCTCTATTGAATCCAATAGTAACGCAACCACAATCACAACCCGCAAATCCCATTCAACCTTCAGTTTCATATGCGGCTTCAGCTTCACAACCTGCCCAGGCCACTGGTGctataccaaaaatcgttcaAAAACCAGTCCAACATAATGATAGCCTCTGGACAAATCAAATCAAGGAAATTCTAGTTCATCACAATCAAGGCAACAGAATATTGATTCTGATGAGAGGTGTGCCTGGTAGTGGAAAGTCACATTTGGCCCGACAAATCATAAATATGATGTTTGGACCAAGTCCAAACCActataaaacatacattttgtCTACTGATGACTATTTTATGGTCAGAGGACAATACCAGTATGATAAATACAGACTCTCCGAGGCACACTCATGGAATCATAACAGAGCTAAAAGTGCATTGAGAAGTGGATTAAGCCCAGTCATCATTGACAATACCAATGTTGAATTATGGGAAATGGAGCCTTACTTAAGAGAAGGTGTGTCGAACGGGTACATAATTGAAGTTGTAGAGCCTAACACGCCATGGGCTAAGAAAGCCCATCAGCTTGTTAAAAGAAATATGCACAATGTGCCTTTGGTGAACATTAAACGCATGCTAGAAAACTACCGCGATGGTTTGACTGGAGATATTTTAAGAAAGTCGTATGGACTGTCTTATCCTGCCGGCATGAATCCTCCCGTAAAAAGGTTGATACCTCCAATTCCGAAAGAAGAGTCACCTCCGCCTAAACCAAATGCTCGTGTACAAGATAGACCTACACGAGCGACTACCACTAACATAGTGGCGAATACTGATTTATTTCGCTCCTCCCCGTCAACAATAAACGTTCAGACACAGCAACCGAGAACCGACAATAGTCCAGAAAAGCATGATGACAATACTCCATGTCTAAAGCCACTTGTGGATGTCAAGGAACCAAAAAGTGATGCTGTTGAAATTGAACATGAAGATGATTTATCAAATGaggaacagaaaaaaataaaattatacatggAAGCACAGAAAAAACTGGAAGAAATAGAAAAAGTGGAAAAAGAATGGGAGAATGGTGATAATTGGGATACTGACGATCAAGGTGCGGCTTCTGCAGCTCCACTGAAAAGGTCTACAAACGCAGCTGTTACTTCTGAACCAAAATTGAGCACTACTATTACCACTTCAGTGACCCAGGCTAAGCCACAAAGAAAGCTTAACTCGTCACCCCCTGTAACACCATCATTTGACTCAGCGGAATCTTTGATGCAGAACGTAACTGATTGTCAAGACTGGagtaaaatatcaatgtttaTGCCTCCATGGGCTGATGCATCCGAACAGTCTAGTTCAAATGCAAACCAAAAAGTTCCAGTTGAAACAATGTCTAGCAGCACATGTATGGAAATTGGAGACACAAATGTTAACAGCTCATTCAAAGTTATTTCTGCTACGCCTCGTAATATTAATCTATTTCATATTTCATTCGATCGTGAAAAGATCCCACAGAAAAGGATGCTCGATAAAAGCAGCATGACTAATGAAGGTTTCATCACAAATGCTTATAGGTGTCCTCATGaagaaaaacatttcatagcttTTAGAAAGCTATTCAAGAACATTGCACGTTCGGATCTACGGGATATTTTCGATAAATGTTGCGGTGATGTTAATTGGAGTGTAGAAATTGTGCTTGATGGAATGAACAATAATCAGTTTAAAACTGTTGAAGAAGAAGAGCAATCAGATCCAGAAGAAGAAAGTTTTGAGCAATGTTCGTGTTTGGCTAATTACAGTATTATACCTGATTTGTCCACACCAGACGAACTAAAAAGTGAACCAATAGAAGATAAAGTTCCTGTTTCAACGAACGTGTCTCAATCACAGAAAAAGAAACGTGAAGTCGCAATGTCGGACGAAACTATTCAAATAAAACGACAAATTGAACAGAATGTAGTGATTGCTGACAATCATTATTCGAAACATTGCCTCAAGATACGCAGATTCCGTCGTGGAGAGCCAGATGTTGACGACGCTGAAGCTGGACCTTCGGGCATGTCAGCTGGCGCCTCAGactttacattaaaaaatgaCCTTAGCTTAGACATAAGTGATGACGAGGATGTCTCTAGTGTTAGCGATAATGACGAAGACGTAATAGTTAATGTTGATTTGGGGAGCGCTTTAATAGCTGAGTTAGACGAGAGGTTTGGCAGGAAAGACATGCAATACCCAGACTATATTGTGCCTAGGGTTAGCATCCCGCTATCATTATTGAATGAAATCAATGCGTTATGGATGGAATCATTGACGTTTCAGCTCGACGAGCACGCCAATCGTGCCGCGGCTATGATGCAACAAGACGAAGAGTTCGCGAG ACAAATCGCAATGAAGGAGGCCGAATTGTCTCTCGCGGGCAAAGAGCCGGAGGTTCCAGACTTCAAAGAGATTATGGACATGGATATGGCACTTGCCATTTACCAGAAAGACGTAGCAGAATGGCGTAATAATATGCCAACAGACTTGGCCGCCAAGATGACAAGGGACAAGCTTTACAATTTGTTCCCTGATGTTGATAAAGATACCCTTACGGAGTTGCTGATGGCTCATGATAATAATTTCAATGCTACTGTTGAg TCCCTGCTTATGTCCACCGGTCGCAATGATGTACTGGAACAAGAAAATGGAGTCAACAAATTCGTTGTAAACGAAGAAATGAAAGTCAAGGACAAGATACTTCAAGAGCAAAAGAAG GAACTATCGGAGGCAGAATGGCCATTGCTGCAGAAGGACCAGAAAGTGGATATGGCGACCATAGACGCTTATCGCGAAGAGGCCGACAATCATCTGGCTCGACGGAATCT aaactaCCAGAAAGCTCAAGATTGCATTCGTCGCGGTATGACTCAAGTTGCCAACTACTATTCGGAGCTAGCTAACTTTCACAAGCAGAAATATGAATATGCCAATGGTTTGGCTGTTGCTGCCCTCATGCAA TACCATGCAACGAATAATCCTGACTCCACTACCATTGACCTACATTTCTTGCGCGTGAAAGAAGCCAAGGAGTCGTTGGATGTTTTCATCGACACTCATATATCGAAGCTTCGAGAAGAAGGCAATCGTCGCAATCAG GTGCTATTCTTCATCACCGGCCGAGGAAGCCACAGCCAGGGGCGAGCTCGTATCAAACCAGCTACAATACGCCGCTTAAAGGAACGCGGTCTTGG GTATTCGCTAAAGAATCCCGGCTTACTCGCTGCTAAAGTGAGCTCTGACACGAAGCTAACTTACCAGGTATCAGTTCCCTAG